CGAATGTTGACATGAGTAGCGATAAAGCGGGTGAAAAGCCCGCTCGCCGAAAGCCCAAGGTTTCCTACGCAACGTTCATCGGCGTAGGGTGAGTCGGCCCCTAAGGCGAGGCAGAAATGCGTAGTCGATGGGAAACAGGTTAATATTCCTGTACTTGATTCAAATGCGATGTGGGGACGGAGAAGGTTAGGTTAGCAAGCTGTTGGAATAGCTTGTTTAAGCCGGTAGGTGGAAGACTTAGGCAAATCCGGGTCTTCTTAACACCGAGAAGTGACGACGAGTGTCTACGGACATGAAGTAACCGATACCACGCTTCCAGGAAAAGCCACTAAGCTTCAGTTTGAATCGAACCGTACCGCAAACCGACACAGGTGGGCAGGATGAGAATTCTAAGGCGCTTGAGAGAACTCGGGAGAAGGAACTCGGCAAATTGATACCGTAACTTCGGGAGAAGGTATGCCCTCTAAGGTTAAGGACTTGCTCCGTAAGCCTCGGAGGGTCGCAGAGAATAGGTGGCTGCGACTGTTTATTAAAAACACAGCACTCTGCTAACACGAAAGTGGACGTATAGGGTGTGACGCCTGCCCGGTGCTGGAAGGTTAATTGAAGATGTGAGAGCATCGGATCGAAGCCCCAGTAAACGGCGGCCGTAACTATAACGGTCCTAAGGTAGCGAAATTCCTTGTCGGGTAAGTTCCGACCCGCACGAATGGCGTAACGATGGCCACACTGTCTCCTCCCGAGACTCAGCGAAGTTGAAGTGGTTGTGAAGATGCAATCTACCCGCTGCTAGACGGAAAGACCCCGTGAACCTTTACTGTAGCTTTGCATTGGACTTTGAAGTCACTTGTGTAGGATAGGTGGGAGGCTTTGAAGCAGAGACGCCAGTCTCTGTGGAGCCGTCCTTGAAATACCACCCTGGTGTCTTTGAGGTTCTAACCCAGACCCGTAATCCGGGTCGGGGACCGTGCATGGTAGGCAGTTTGACTGGGGCGGTCTCCTCCCAAAGAGTAACGGAGGAGTTCGAAGGTTACCTAGGTCCGGTCGGAAATCGGACTGATAGTGCAATGGCAAAAGGTAGCTTAACTGCGAGACCGACAAGTCGAGCAGGTGCGAAAGCAGGACATAGTGATCCGGTGGTTCTGTATGGAAGGGCCATCGCTCAACGGATAAAAGGTACTCCGGGGATAACAGGCTGATTCCGCCCAAGAGTTCATATCGACGGCGGAGTTTGGCACCTCGATGTCGGCTCATCACATCCTGGGGCTGTAGTCGGTCCCAAGGGTATGGCTGTTCGCCATTTAAAGTGGTACGTGAGCTGGGTTTAAAACGTCGTGAGACAGTTTGGTCCCTATCTGCAGTGGGCGTTGGAAGTTTGACGGGGGCTGCTCCTAGTACGAGAGGACCGGAGTGGACGAACCTCTGGTGTACCGGTTGTAACGCCAGTTGCATAGCCGGGTAGCTAAGTTCGGAAGAGATAAGCGCTGAAAGCATCTAAGCGCGAAACTCGCCTGAAGATGAGACTTCCCTTGCGGTTTAACCGCACTAAAGAGTCGTTCGAGACCAGGACGTTGATAGGTGGGGTGTGGAAGCGCGGTAACGCGTGAAGCTAACCCATACTAATTGCTCGTGAGGCTTGACTCTATCATTTGAAGAACTTCAAATAAAAAGCTTACTGACTGATCCAGTCATCACCGAATATATTGATTAAGGCTTTGCCGATTTGTACAGTTTAAGTTTGGCGGCCATAGCGAGTTGGTCCCACGCCTTCCCATCCCGAACAGGACCGTGAAACGACTCAGCGCCGATGATAGTGTGGTTCTTCCATGCGAAAGTAGGTCACTGCCAAACACCTATCCTAAGCCCCCGACAGATGTCGGGGGCTTTTACTTTGTATTGTTTCGGTTTGGCGAATATCATTACCCTGTATGGCGGCGGTGGAGTGGGGTAATATTCCGGATGATCCGGTTGCAGAAGGATGGGCTTTATTGATGTGGGAGGAGGCCGCTCCGGAATTGAAGTAAGTTGGAGAATGTTGCAGAATAAATACATTTGGGGATAGTGAAGTCGGAAATATTTAAAATTGTTTGAATTAAAATGATGAGAAGCATATGATAATAAAATATTTAGTGGTAACGCCTCCACGGCGGTGCCGTCCATATTAACGAAATGATAGGAAAACGCCCTTATGAAAAAATTCCTCTTTGCCGCACTCTCCGTTCTGACCGCCTCGCTGTCGCTGGCAGCCGTCAACATCAATACCGCCTCTTCTTCCGAATTGGAAGCCCTGCCCGGCATCGGCCCGGCCAAAGCGAAAGCCATTGTGGACTACCGCCAGCAGCACGGTGCCTTCAAATCAGTGGAAGAGCTCAAAAACGTTAAAGGCATCGGCGAGGGTATCTTCTCCAAACTGAAGGCCGAAGCAACCGTCGCTCCCGCACCTGCCAACCCAAAAGCTAAAAACGCCGTCCCATTATCTAAAAAATAAACCTATCCACGTATTCGTGAAATTGTAGGTGAATACAATGGCCAAACTAAAAAACGTCCAATCCCGGAAGGGAGCGGGCGTTTTTGTTCGTTGAACCGATCTTGTTACCGTGGAACAGACTAGGGAAAGACAATGTATAGTCTTCG
Above is a window of Neisseria mucosa DNA encoding:
- a CDS encoding topoisomerase, yielding MKKFLFAALSVLTASLSLAAVNINTASSSELEALPGIGPAKAKAIVDYRQQHGAFKSVEELKNVKGIGEGIFSKLKAEATVAPAPANPKAKNAVPLSKK